A DNA window from Brassica napus cultivar Da-Ae chromosome C1, Da-Ae, whole genome shotgun sequence contains the following coding sequences:
- the LOC106351262 gene encoding xyloglucan endotransglucosylase/hydrolase protein 14, translating into MAVSSTKTPLLLLSLFFFVVAASAGNFYESFDITWGDGRAKILEDGQLLTCTLDKISGSGFQSKKEYLYGKIDMKLKLVAGNSAGTVTAYYLSSKGATWDEIDFEFLGNLTGQPYTIHTNVFTGGKGNREMQFHLWFDPTADFHTYTVHWNPVNIIFLVDGIPIRVFKNNEKSGVGYPTSQPMKIYSSLWEADDWATQGGRVKIDWSNAPFSASYRSFNDQSACSRTSNATWVACDANKDSWMWTSLNNHQYGQMKWVQDEFMIYNYCTDYKRFPQGLAKECNL; encoded by the exons ATGGCGGTTTCCTCAACCAAAACgcctttgttgttgttgtctctcttcttctttgtcgTGGCTGCATCTGCCGGAAACTTCTACGAGAGCTTTGATATCACTTGGGGAGATGGTCGTGCCAAAATACTCGAGGACGGTCAGCTTCTCACTTGCACTCTTGACAAGATCTCCGGCTCAGGTTTTCAATCCAAGAAGGAGTATTTGTACGGTAAGATCGACATGAAGCTCAAGCTTGTCGCTGGAAACTCCGCTGGTACCGTAACCGCTTACTAC CTTTCATCTAAAGGCGCGACATGGGATGAGATTGACTTCGAGTTCTTGGGTAATCTCACAGGACAGCCTTACACTATCCACACCAATGTCTTTACCGGAGGTAAAGGTAACCGTGAGATGCAGTTCCATCTCTGGTTCGATCCCACCGCAGATTTCCACACCTATACCGTCCACTGGAACCCTGTTAACATCAT CTTCCTTGTGGATGGGATCCCAATTAGGGTGTTCAAGAACAACGAGAAAAGTGGGGTGGGTTACCCTACGAGCCAACCGATGAAAATATACTCAAGCCTTTGGGAAGCCGATGACTGGGCAACGCAAGGCGGTCGCGTGAAGATTGACTGGAGCAACGCACCATTCAGCGCCTCCTACAGGAGCTTCAACGACCAAAGCGCATGTAGCAGAACTTCGAACGCAACATGGGTGGCTTGTGACGCAAACAAAGACTCGTGGATGTGGACCTCCCTCAATAACCATCAGTACGGACAGATGAAGTGGGTGCAAGACGAATTTATGATCTACAACTATTGTACCGATTATAAGAGGTTCCCTCAGGGTCTCGCCAAGGAATGTAACCTTTAA
- the LOC106346512 gene encoding probable xyloglucan endotransglucosylase/hydrolase protein 23, with amino-acid sequence MAMINYSTILFPLLAAIMIYSVSANFHQDVEITWGDGRGQITNNGDLLTLSLDKSSGSGFQSKNEYLFGKIDMQIKLVAGNSAGTVTAYYLKSPGSTWDEIDFEFLGNLSGDPYTLHTNVFTQGKGDREQQFKLWFDPTIDFHTYSILWNPQRIIFSVDGTPIREFKNMESQGTLFPKNQPMRMYSSLWNAEDWATRGGLVKTDWSKAPFTASYRGFSEEACVVSNGKSSCSNGSGQGSGSGSWLSQELDSTGQERMRWVQSNYVIYNYCTDAERFPQGLPRECLSA; translated from the exons ATGGCGATGATCAACTACTCCACCATCTTGTTTCCTCTGCTTGCTGCTATTATGATTTACTCTGTTTCCGCCAATTTTCACCAAGACGTGGAGATAACTTGGGGAGATGGACGTGGACAGATCACTAACAACGGCGATCTTCTTACACTCTCTCTCGACAAGTCTTCTGGCTCAGGATTCCAATCCAAGAATGAATATTTGTTTGGTAAAATCGACATGCAGATCAAGCTCGTCGCCGGAAACTCCGCAGGAACAGTCACTGCTTACTAT TTGAAATCGCCTGGATCTACATGGGACGAGATTGATTTTGAGTTCTTGGGAAATCTAAGTGGTGATCCTTACACACTTCATACCAATGTCTTTACTCAAGGCAAAGGAGACAGAGAACAACAGTTCAAACTCTGGTTCGATCCCACTATTGATTTCCACACTTACTCTATCCTCTGGAACCCACAACGCATTAT ATTCTCTGTGGATGGAACTCCAATAAGGGAATTTAAGAACATGGAATCTCAAGGAACATTGTTCCCTAAGAACCAACCGATGAGGATGTACTCAAGTCTATGGAACGCCGAAGACTGGGCAACAAGGGGTGGTTTGGTCAAAACCGACTGGTCTAAAGCTCCCTTCACCGCTTCATACCGTGGCTTCAGTGAAGAAGCTTGTGTCGTGTCAAACGGAAAGTCATCGTGCTCCAACGGGTCAGGACAAGGGAGTGGTAGTGGTTCGTGGTTGTCCCAGGAGTTAGACTCGACGGGTCAAGAACGGATGAGATGGGTGCAGAGTAATTACGTGATCTACAATTACTGTACGGACGCTGAGAGGTTCCCTCAAGGTCTTCCACGAGAGTGTCTATCTGCGTAG
- the LOC106351261 gene encoding pathogenesis-related protein PR-1: MAITTSTRAIVFAIAILLVAIQTVHADYYRPRLPTLMSPPPYGAEPKPLPTPSPKPILYHPPPTSHYQPPTGSFEDQFLAPHNSVRTSLGLSPLVWDGRIASYATWWANQRRYDCSLTHSTGPYGENLFWGSGSDWTPTFAVESWTVEAKSYNHMTNSCEGGMCGHYTQIVWRDTKRIGCARVVCENGAGVFITCNYDPPGNYVGENPY; encoded by the exons ATGGCGATCACAACCTCAACCCGAGCCATAGTTTTCGCTATTGCCATTCTCTTGGTCGCCATCCAAACCGTTCACGCAGACTATTACCGGCCACGACTACCTACACTTATGAGCCCTCCGCCTTACGGCGCGGAGCCCAAGCCACTCCCAACTCCCAGCCCCAAACCTATCCTCTACCATCCTCCTCCCACCTCCCACTACCAGCCACCCACGGGCTCGTTTGAAGATCAGTTCCTTGCTCCGCATAATTCTGTTCGGACCAGCTTAg GTCTGTCTCCATTAGTTTGGGACGGCAGGATCGCGAGCTACGCAACTTGGTGGGCTAACCAGAGGCGGTATGACTGCTCCCTAACCCACTCAACTGGTCCATACGGCGAGAACTTGTTTTGGGGAAGTGGCTCAGACTGGACACCAACTTTCGCAGTGGAGTCATGGACCGTGGAGGCCAAGTCCTACAACCACATGACCAACTCGTGTGAAGGCGGTATGTGCGGTCACTACACTCAGATCGTATGGCGTGACACCAAACGGATAGGTTGCGCTCGCGTTGTCTGCGAGAACGGTGCAGGAGTTTTCATCACTTGCAACTACGACCCACCGGGTAACTACGTTGGAGAGAATCCTTACTAA
- the LOC106346511 gene encoding calmodulin-binding protein 60 D, protein MKRNLDKSNDEKQPERKRPALASVIVEAMKVDSLQKLCSSLEPILRRVVSEEVDRALAKFIPSRLAESSESSPKRISGPDGRNLQLRFRTRLSLPLFTGGRVEGEQGASIHVVLIDANTGRHVTFGPEASLKLEVVVLEGDFNKEDWSREEFESHVVKERDGKRPLLTGDLCVVLKEGVGALGEIVFTDNSSWIRSRKFRLALRVASGGCDDGVRVREAKTEAFTVKDHRGELYKKHYPPGLNDEVWRLEKIGKDGAFHKKLTAEGIVNVEDFLRKLVKNSAKLRAALGSGMSNKMWDVLVEHAKTCVLSGKLYIYYPEDSRTVGVVFNNIYELSGLISGDQYLSADSLDDSQKVYVDGLVKKAYDNWNQVIEYEGKTPLNFNQPKRVEIEPVTVPANYSVLPPSPIPPSQFPGFSFEGYSVLQQDQFMGIHQHQTQTQTNLENQNVTGMTLGTTPLQSTGGYPDMGSSSVHQANLDPLEEWSRQHENDLLSRSHEMLESEDMQQLLQLCSMGGGDGEAGYGFPSFMQNTPMVHEDRVRSGKAVVGWLKIKAAMKWGIFIRKKAAEKRRAQIVELD, encoded by the exons ATGAAGAGGAATCTAGACAAGAGCAACGATGAAAAGCAGCCTGAGCGAAAGCGCCCTGCTCTTGCTAG TGTGATTGTTGAGGCTATGAAAGTTGACAGCTTGCAGAAGCTCTGCTCCTCTCTTGAACCTATCCTCCGCAGAGTT GTGAGTGAGGAAGTGGACCGTGCTTTAGCAAAGTTCATCCCTTCTAGGCTTGCCGAAAG CTCTGAGTCTTCTCCCAAACGAATTAGCGGTCCTGATGGCCGGAACTTGCAGCTGCGTTTCAGGACTAGACTATCTCTCCCCTTATTCACCGGAGGAAGAGTGGAAGGAGAGCAAGGCGCTTCCATCCACGTTGTATTGATAGACGCAAACACGGGGCGTCATGTGACGTTTGGACCAGAAGCTTCACTCAAGCTCGAGGTCGTTGTCCTCGAAGGTGACTTCAACAAAGAAGATTGGAGTCGAGAAGAGTTTGAGAGTCATGTTGTGAAAGAGCGTGATGGGAAGAGGCCGTTGCTTACTGGAGATCTCTGTGTTGTTCTCAAGGAAGGGGTGGGTGCCTTGGGGGAGATTGTGTTCACTGATAACTCGAGTTGGATTCGGAGTAGGAAGTTTAGACTTGCTTTGAGGGTTGCCTCTGGGGGATGTGATGATGGTGTACGGGTGCGTGAGGCGAAGACTGAAGCTTTCACTGTTAAAGATCACAGGGGAGAAT TGTACAAGAAGCATTATCCACCTGGTTTGAATGATGAGGTGTGGAGATTGGAGAAGATCGGTAAAGATGGGGCGTTTCATAAGAAACTAACCGCTGAAGGAATAGTTAATGTGGAAGACTTTCTGAGAAAATTGGTTAAGAATTCTGCTAAACTACGAGCT GCTCTTGGAAGTGGCATGTCAAACAAGATGTGGGATGTGTTAGTGGAGCACGCAAAGACATGTGTCCTAAGCGGTAAGCTTTACATCTACTATCCTGAAGATTCAAGGACTGTGGGTGTTGTGTTCAATAACATCTATGAGTTGAGTGGCCTTATCTCCGGGGATCAATACCTCTCTGCTGACTCACTCGATGACAGCCAAAAG GTATATGTGGATGGATTGGTGAAGAAAGCATATGATAACTGGAACCAAGTCATAGAGTATGAAGGCAAAACTCCTTTAAACTTCAACCAGCCTAAGAGAGTGGAGATAGAACCTGTAACGGTGCCGGCAAATTACTCTGTCTTGCCTCCATCTCCTATACCTCCTAGTCAGTTTCCAGGATTCTCATTCGAAG GGTATAGTGTTTTGCAGCAAGATCAGtttatgggaatacatcaacatcaaactcaaactcaaacaaACTTAGAGAATCAAAATGTAACTGGGATGACTCTTGGTACTACTCCTCTACAATCCACAGGCGGGTACCCAGACATGGGTTCTTCTTCAGTTCATCAGGCAAATCTTGATCCCTTGGAAGAATGGTCACGCCAACATGAGAACGACCTCTTATCAAGGAGTCATGAGATGCTGGAGAGTGAGGACATGCAGCAGCTGCTCCAGCTCTGTAGCATGGGAGGAGGGGATGGAGAAGCTGGATATGGTTTCCCGTCGTTTATGCAAAATACACCGATGGTGCATGAGGACCGAGTGAGATCAGGAAAAGCGGTTGTTGGGTGGCTAAAGATAAAAGCTGCAATGAAATGGGGAATCTTCATAAGGAAGAAAGCTGCTGAGAAAAGAAGAGCTCAGATTGTTGAGCTTGATTAA
- the LOC106414693 gene encoding pathogenesis-related protein PR-1-like: MIKSYLRVILLLLCATNLCASSSITRTRTRTITRSRTRTKTKTVSLHHVYQTSRTKCLGCHHDSLQFLFRQNLVRAQRLEAPLIWDRRLQNYAQNWANQRKGDCALRHSFQNGEFSFGENIFHGYGKNWSPADAVVAWASEKRHYNYGSNTCDPGKVCGHYTQMVWKNTRRVGCARVKCNSGAIFMTCNYDPPGNYIGQKPY, from the coding sequence ATGATCAAATCCTATTTACGTGTAATATTACTCTTATTATGCGCCACTAATCTCTGCGCTTCATCATCAATAACCAGAACCAGAACTAGAACAATAACCAGATCCAGAACcagaacaaaaacgaaaacTGTATCATTACATCATGTATACCAAACCAGTAGGACCAAGTGTCTGGGATGTCACCACGACTCGTTACAGTTCTTGTTCCGACAAAATTTGGTTCGTGCCCAAAGACTCGAAGCTCCTTTGATTTGGGACCGCAGACTCCAGAACTACGCTCAAAACTGGGCTAATCAAAGAAAAGGAGATTGTGCTTTGAGACATTCTTTCCAAAACGGAGAGTTTAGTTTCGGCGAAAACATTTTCCATGGATACGGCAAAAACTGGTCCCCGGCCGACGCAGTGGTCGCGTGGGCCAGCGAGAAGAGGCACTATAATTACGGTTCCAACACGTGCGACCCTGGGAAGGTGTGTGGGCATTACACACAGATGGTGTGGAAGAACACGAGGAGGGTCGGGTGCGCACGTGTAAAGTGCAACAGTGGTGCGATTTTCATGACTTGTAACTATGATCCTCCCGGTAACTACATCGGCCAGAAACCCTATTGA